TTGGAAGAGCAGATTTTATTCTTTTGTCATTATTAATTTTTTGTTCAGCATCAAGGGGTACATTAAAATCCACCCGGACTAAAACTTTTTTATTAGATACTTCAATATCATTAACAGACTTTTTCATGATATCACTCCCGATTTTTTTTATTTTTTATTGTTGTATCACGTTTGAAGTCAACTTTTTTGGAATTTTATTTTGAAAAATCTTGTAGCAGTTTAACTATAGTTATGAATTGATTATTAAAATCAGAAAAGGGGTTGCATTTTTTTGAAAAACTTGACTGGAATTTACATGCCGAAAATAAAAACTATCTCAATTTCGGGGTGTAGCGCAGCCCGGTTAGCGCGTTTGACTGGGGGTCAAAAGGTCCCGAGTTCAAATCTCGGCACCCCGACCATTTTTTAGTAATTTTGCTTTTTGATTTTTTCAATAGCTTTCCATATGGTGGGTGTAGTTCAGCGGTAGAGCACCGGATTGTGGTTCCGGCTGTCGCGGGTTCGAATCCCGTCATCCACCCCATTTTTTTACTTCTTTTCCCGATTTGATTGGTGATATTTTAAAAAATATCTCAATTCTTGGTAAATAATTTTACCAACCCCACTCAATATTACCCAGCTAACAATTTGTCAAAAATGTCATCAACACTTTCAAATACTTCCTGCGGAGAATATGCTTTAATTGATTCAATGGTATTATAACCCCAGGATACAGCTCCAAATGCTAAACCTACACTTTTAGCGGCTTGTAAATCTCTAATTTCATCACCAATATATATTATTTGATTAGGGGAAATACCACTTTTTTTTATAATCTTTTTCAATTTTTTCTTTTTCCCAAAAATAGACACACCGCATCTTAAATTGTCTATTAGAGCAGTGTTTTGTGGACCAAGAATTTTGCGGACATTATTTTCTGAGTTTGTACTTACAACAGCTATGGTTACGGCATTATCAGATAATTTTTTTAAAAGCAAATCTACACCTTGAAATAGGGACAAGTTTTTAACATCCTTAGACATCATTTTTCTCATATATTTTGAGATAAATGGTATTTTCCATAAAGGTACATTCAGAAATTTTATTAATTTTTTTGCATCGAAGTTTCTAAATATCTCGTGATTACTTTTATCAACTTTTTTGAAATTATATTTATCTGAAACTTTATCCACGGCATTTGCAAACCAAGTGAATGTATCCGCTAAAGTTCCGTCAAAATCGAAAATAATAAGTTTGTATTTCATGGTTAAAGGACTATTTCTGTTTTGGATAAAACATATGATTTTTGCATGTGGAAAACTTTATTTCTCTTTCCATAATATTTTTAATTCAATTCAATAATTATAAATTGCACTTTCTCATAATTTGAATAGAGTTTAATCCACTTGATTTTGCCCATTATATGTCAAGATTTTCCTAAACACGGAATGACTTTTTGGTAGGAAAGCAAATCATTTTAACACCTTCTTTCAGATGTAGTCAGAGTGAAATCGTCTGGAAATACTAAAAAGTTTCTTATTAATACTAGATCAATAATTTAAACAAATATTCTCAATTTATTAATTTAGCACAACTAATTTCATCTCATCCATTTCAATGAAAAATGGGTTGGCAATATTCAAATCGTTATTACCAACCCTAAAACCACTTTTATGTTCCACAAAGTATAAATTGCAGACAATCAAGCATTATTCATTCGTGTTATTTTCGGTTTTTTCACTTTTTACTTTTAGATCATTTTCCAAAAGATGCTCGTTAATGAATTTTACAAACGTGTCTTTTGGCAAAGCACCCTTTGCCATAGTCGGTTGCCCTTCTATTGGAATAAACAATATTGACGGGATACTTTGTATTCTAAATACAGATGCCAATTCTCTTTCGGATGCGGTATCCACTTTATAGATGTTAACTTCTCCCTCATATTCTACAGCAAGTTCTTCCATAACCGGAGCCACTCTTTTGCAGGGGGCACACCAATCTGCATAAAAATCTATGATAGCCGGCAACTTACCTTCAAATTTCCATTCCCTGTTTTTCTCATAATTGAAAATTTTTTCTTTGAATGTTTTTGTGGTTAAATGTTCGGGAACGATGTCCTTGTTTGGTTTTTCTTCCTGAGCAGAACAGGAAGTTAGCATCAGAAAAAAAACCGCAATTGTAATAAATGTTTTTTTCATTTTAATTCTCCTTAAAAAAATCTCTGCTCGGAGATGAAATGTTTCATCTCCGAATATAACTTACCAAGCACCTTAAAGTTGGTTTATTATCCGCAAATCTTTCTCGCATAATGTTTTTGGTGAAAAATTACGAAGGCTAATCTTCTACGGAACTCTTCGACAATCCGCAAGGTTTTTTGAACTTTAATTTTTGAGAAGCTCAGCTTGTATGATTTTTTCGAAATGACCTTTTGGCAAAGCGCCAAGAGACATTTTCGGTTGACCGTCTTTTGGAATGAAGAGGATTGAGGGTATGCTTTGAATTTGAAAAATTGCAGCTAATTCTTGCTCTGCTCCAGTATCTATTTCGTAAATATCAATTATACCATCATATTTTTGGGATAGCTCTTCCAGTATTGGACTTACCATTTTGCAGGGAGCACACCAGTCAGCATAGAAATCAATTATTGCCGGTAATTCACCTGCGAATTTCCATTCTTTATTCTTTTCATAGTTGAATATTTTCGTTTTGAATGTTTCTTTTGTTAGATGTTCCATTTTTCTCCTTGTAATTATTAGTTTTATTTTTATTTTTACAAAATTATTATCAGATTTTATTAAAGTGCATCGCTCTTTGTATATTGACTAAATTTACAAATCCTCAAGACATTTTTTACATATTCCGGTAAAATAACCATGAAAGTTCTCAATTTTATGCCCTTCAATAGTTGTGTTTTCGAATCGGGGACAATTTAAATTCAAATTGTAAAATTTTTTACATACTTTACAATACAAATGATAATGGGATGTAGTTTGAATGTCATAATGAATCTCACCGTCAGGACCTGAAAATGAGCAGATTACATCATTCTTTATAAAAGTTTTTAAGGTATTATATACAGTTGTTTTGGAGATCGTTGGAATTTTCTCCTTAATTGTACTATAAATCACCCCAGCGGAGGGATGACCTGAATGCGAGGTTAAGTATTTGAGAATACTTAACCTTTCAAATGTAGGTTTAATCCTATGTTCTTCTAAAACTCTTTGCTCTTTGTTCATATTTGCACTCATTACAGATGTGTTACCAATACGATAAGTTTATTTTCGTGAATGTCAAATTTGATCTATAGTTTTTTTACGAAATATAATATTAGCATTTATGAGTCCTATTTGAAAAATGGATTCTAATCGTTTTATCCATAGATACGCCTACTGGCGGAACGGTTTAAATGCAATTAGTGTCTGTCTGTAAAGTAGAAATTCGACGCAGATGAATGTGATAAACAACATCACGCTGAAAAAATCGATTTTCGCAAGATAAAATTTTTTTGTAAAAAGTGTAATATCAGCGCCTTGGAAAATCTTAAGTCAATTTCAAAAAAACGGAACTTAACTCAAGATTTTCCACTTAACTATCTTAAATCACTTTCTATGTAAAATCATTAAGAAATCACCTTGATCTTTAGCGTCGGATACAAAATTAATTTCTTCTCCCTCAGGAATGGAAACCGGTGATATAACCGCAATTTTCAAATTTTTATCAAGGAGTNNNNNNNNNNNNNNNNNNNNNNNNNNNNNNNNNNNNNNNNNNNNNNNNNNNNNNNNNNNNNNNNNNNNNNNNNNNNNNNNNNNNNNNNNNNNNNNNNNNNTCACTTTCTATGTAAAATCATTAAGAAATCACCTTGATCTTTAGCGTCGGATACAAAATTAATTTCTTCTCCCTCAGGAATGGAAACCGGTGATATAACCGCAATTTTCAAATTTTTATCAAGGAGTCTCAGCTTATTTGCCGTTCCAAGATGGGACGCACTATGAAAATCACCGTTATAATGGATGATAAATTTTTCGGGATTTGATTGCAAATATTGAAAAACACTTTCAGCCATTGTGTCGTCTTTCAGGCACTGAGCAGCATAAATTTTATCAAAACTGTTCCGCATCATAGGCATTCGTTTTGAAGATCCGCTTTTCATATTTGCAGTCATCGTTTCAATAAATTTTATTTTATAATCGTTATTCAAAACTTTCAATTCTTTAGCAGTGAATTTCTTTTCATTTTCAGGAATCGAATCTAAGGCACTAATACCCTTTTTGTTTATCAGGGCAGCATATTTTCTGGGAACGTTTGCAGCAATTACATCCAAATTATTTTTTACGGCAAAATCAACGATATTTTTATAATCGCTAATATAATTTGGCCATGCTCTGGATTTTTGCAGAAATCGGTCTTCGGCAATTTGACTTGTGAGAAAACTATCAACCACACTTTGAACATCTCGCTCAAACATTTCCATAGATATCACCATATCCGCTCGTTTTGCATACAGAAACGGCAGAATTTCACTCTCAATAGAATGAATAAGCGCATCATCGTGATACTCACCGAAAAAGACAACATCATAATCTGCAAGTCGGTCAGCCATTTCGAGTAATGAAAGTGCTTGTCCGGTGGCTGAATCATATAACTTATATTCTTGTTCTGAAAATCCATCTGCCTGAACAGATAAAAATAAAACGAATATTGTGAGACTAAACAAGAGTATGTTTTTCATTTTGGTCATCTCCTTTTTAAATATGTGAACATTCCTTAATATTTTCAATTTCGATTAATAAAGTAGTAAAGTAAAATTAAAAAAAATAATTTTTTTCATCAGCAAAGTAATCCATATCTTTGAATAATTTATTGATATTATAATTTCTTATCAATTCTGAAAATATCCAAAAAATCATCATCAATTATTACTTCTGCAATATTATGCCGGTTAAGGATCTTAAAATACTGTTTCACCTTATAAATTAATTTTTCACCATCCATAAATTCAAAATTAACTCGGTCCAAAAACAATTCAATTCTGTCAACAGGTTGATG
The DNA window shown above is from Candidatus Cloacimonadota bacterium and carries:
- the pgk gene encoding phosphoglycerate kinase, whose product is MKKSVNDIEVSNKKVLVRVDFNVPLDAEQKINNDKRIKSALP
- a CDS encoding HAD hydrolase-like protein, coding for MKYKLIIFDFDGTLADTFTWFANAVDKVSDKYNFKKVDKSNHEIFRNFDAKKLIKFLNVPLWKIPFISKYMRKMMSKDVKNLSLFQGVDLLLKKLSDNAVTIAVVSTNSENNVRKILGPQNTALIDNLRCGVSIFGKKKKLKKIIKKSGISPNQIIYIGDEIRDLQAAKSVGLAFGAVSWGYNTIESIKAYSPQEVFESVDDIFDKLLAG
- a CDS encoding thioredoxin domain-containing protein; this encodes MLTSCSAQEEKPNKDIVPEHLTTKTFKEKIFNYEKNREWKFEGKLPAIIDFYADWCAPCKRVAPVMEELAVEYEGEVNIYKVDTASERELASVFRIQSIPSILFIPIEGQPTMAKGALPKDTFVKFINEHLLENDLKVKSEKTENNTNE
- a CDS encoding thioredoxin domain-containing protein is translated as MEHLTKETFKTKIFNYEKNKEWKFAGELPAIIDFYADWCAPCKMVSPILEELSQKYDGIIDIYEIDTGAEQELAAIFQIQSIPSILFIPKDGQPKMSLGALPKGHFEKIIQAELLKN
- a CDS encoding transcriptional repressor; its protein translation is MNKEQRVLEEHRIKPTFERLSILKYLTSHSGHPSAGVIYSTIKEKIPTISKTTVYNTLKTFIKNDVICSFSGPDGEIHYDIQTTSHYHLYCKVCKKFYNLNLNCPRFENTTIEGHKIENFHGYFTGICKKCLEDL
- a CDS encoding ChaN family lipoprotein is translated as MKNILLFSLTIFVLFLSVQADGFSEQEYKLYDSATGQALSLLEMADRLADYDVVFFGEYHDDALIHSIESEILPFLYAKRADMVISMEMFERDVQSVVDSFLTSQIAEDRFLQKSRAWPNYISDYKNIVDFAVKNNLDVIAANVPRKYAALINKKGISALDSIPENEKKFTAKELKVLNNDYKIKFIETMTANMKSGSSKRMPMMRNSFDKIYAAQCLKDDTMAESVFQYLQSNPEKFIIHYNGDFHSASHLGTANKLRLLDKNLKIAVISPVSIPEGEEINFVSDAKDQGDFLMILHRK